One window of the Pieris rapae chromosome 13, ilPieRapa1.1, whole genome shotgun sequence genome contains the following:
- the LOC111004189 gene encoding dynein intermediate chain 3, ciliary-like — MKSYVRSTYAYTKLRKNLGRQPLFQDVPAHLIDSINPNIEEQKQYVLRNPVHREIQATMAQSEHEANTKQLVMHDQGINHTEGGWPRDVHLYNEDHLARHRRRVQHEDGYVRAILSLKPQLEHCIDQNNAIDMYQTYFATMNLQAPVEKYNVQIANVFTEPYHRPVSCIVWTDENTPKLVTSYSYQDYSKDVMLPTTCYVWDINKQTTPLYEFFPETTCWRLVCSPDQPDILITGLRNGTVNVFDSRHSQKAVSKSSVYNSHRGPITGLLYTHSRTNTEFFSGSPDGQCLWWDIRHLSKPIDQLFMSIRQGPNVAPSYSNTEGVSSLEFDRGFPTKFLTGTESGLVINANRMGRSHSEILTSYWNAHEGAVRAVQRSPCTLRMFITCGDWNVRIWSEEVRTAPIIVTRPYRYQVTDVAWAPLRYSSYMAICEGGVFHYWDLLRKHHAPVATLHVSKHGLTRVTPQPSGESIAVGDNQGSIYILHLSENMILPNSQDKQLVHQIYDRETRREHILGNRVKEIRLKHKIDDATHMDIEDDDNDAIKSTEEDYFQMVNDELNIISDEPEVCLVTHFTPVTDVILAKP; from the exons ATGAAAAGCTACGTTCGATCGACCTATGCATATACAAAACTTCGCAAAAACCTCGGTAGACAACCATTGTTTCAAGACGTACCTGCGCACCTGATAGACTCTATTAACCCCAATATCGAGGAGCAGAAACAGTATGTACTTCGCAATCCTGTTCACCGAGAAATACAAGCAACAATGGCGCAATCTGAACACGAAGCAAACACAAAACAATTGGTAATGCACGACCAGGGCATAAATCATACTGAAGGCGGTTGGCCCCGTGATGTCCATCTTTACAATGAAGATCACCTAGCTCGGCACAGACGGCGTGTTCAACACGAGGACGGGTATGTTCGTGCAATACTAAGCCTAAAGCCACAACTGGAACATTGTATTGATCAAAATAACGCAATCGACATGTACCAAACGTACTTTGCTACAATGAACCTTCAAGCGCCAGTCGAAAAATACAACGTTCAAATTGCAAATGTATTCACAGAGCCATATCACCGGCCAGTATCTTGCATTGTTTGGACAGATGAAAATACACCTAAACTTGTTACATCTTACAGTTATCAAGATTACTCAAAAGATGTCATGTTACCAACTACTTGCTATGTATgggatataaataaacaaacaactCCATTATACGAGTTTTTCCCGGAAACTACTTGCTGGCGGTTAGTATGTTCTCCCGATCAACCCGACATATTGATTACGGGTCTTCGGAACGGTACAGTAAATGTCTTTGACAGTCGCCATAGTCAAAAGGCCGTTTCCAAGTCTTCTGTATATAATTCTCATCGGGGGCCAATCACTGGTCTGCTTTACACACATTCACGTACAAATACAGAATTTTTCTCTGGATCTCCAGACGGTCAGTGTCTTTGGTGGGATATAAGGCACCTTTCTAAGCCTATTGATCAGCTCTTTATGTCAATTCGACAAGGACCTAATGTTGCACCGAGTTATTCCAATACTGAAGGTGTTAGCAGCCTTGAATTCGATCGCGGCTTTCCTACAAAGTTTTTAACAGGAACGGAATCTGGCTTAGTAATCAATGCAAATCGTATGGGGAGAAGCCACTCAGAAATTTTGACATCTTATTGGAACGCTCATGAAGGTGCGGTGAGAGCCGTTCAACGAAGTCCTTGTACACTACGTATGTTTATAACTTGCGGAGATTGGAACGTCCGTATTTGGAGTGAAGAAGTTCGCACGGCGCCAATTATAGTCACACGCCCATATCGTTACCAGGTAACTGATGTTGCTTGGGCTCCTTTAAGATATTCTAGTTATATGGCGATTTGTGAAGGTGGGGTTTTCCACTATTGGGATTTACTAAGAAAACATCATGCACCTGTTGCAACGCTCCATGTCTCGAAGCATGGCCTAACTCGTGTAACACCGCAACCATCAGGCGAATCTATTGCAGTTGGAGATAATCAGGGTTCCATATATATCCTTCACCTTTCCGAAAATATGATCCTTCCTAACAGCCAAGATAAGCAATTAGTTCATCAAATTTATGACCGCGAAACGCGTCGTGAACATATATTGGGCAATAGAGTTAAAGAAATacgtttaaaacataaaattgatGATGCTACACACATGGATATCGAAGATGATGATAATGACGCTATAAAATCCACAGAAGaagattattttcaaatggTTAACGATGAATTGAATA TTATAAGTGACGAGCCTGAGGTTTGTCTGGTGACCCACTTCACGCCTGTGACGGATGTAATCCTCGCCAAACCCTAA